The Streptomyces tendae genome has a window encoding:
- a CDS encoding TetR/AcrR family transcriptional regulator: MAEHRSMQRAALLDAARSLLSEGGTEALTFPALAERTGLARSSVYEYFRSRAAVVEELCEADFPVWAAEVEAAMAQADGPEGKIEAYVRKQLELVGDRRHRAVVAISASELDAGAREKIRAAHGGLIAMIVEALADLGHAEPRLTAMLLQGVVDAAVRRIELGAAEHPDVITRAAVSMALDGVRG; the protein is encoded by the coding sequence GTGGCCGAGCACCGGTCGATGCAGCGAGCCGCCCTGCTGGACGCGGCACGCTCCCTGCTGTCCGAGGGCGGTACGGAGGCGCTGACCTTCCCGGCCCTCGCCGAGCGCACCGGCCTCGCGCGGTCGTCCGTCTACGAGTACTTCCGCTCGCGGGCGGCCGTCGTCGAGGAACTGTGCGAGGCCGACTTCCCGGTGTGGGCGGCCGAGGTCGAGGCGGCGATGGCGCAGGCCGACGGTCCCGAGGGCAAGATCGAGGCGTACGTCCGCAAGCAGCTGGAGCTGGTGGGGGACCGAAGGCACCGCGCGGTCGTCGCGATCTCCGCGAGCGAACTCGACGCCGGGGCGCGGGAGAAGATCCGCGCGGCCCACGGCGGTCTCATCGCCATGATCGTCGAGGCGCTCGCCGACCTCGGTCACGCCGAGCCCCGGCTCACCGCCATGCTGCTCCAGGGCGTGGTGGACGCCGCCGTGCGCCGCATCGAACTGGGGGCGGCGGAGCACCCGGACGTGATCACGCGGGCGGCGGTCTCGATGGCGCTGGACGGCGTCCGGGGCTGA
- a CDS encoding M23 family metallopeptidase yields MTLTALLAPPPSRLFAMAAGGGGEKVRVASGGAPAQAGGEPTPTARSGTEARAGGRPSPVAPDGPGPPPRRAGGDSVVGRAWPVGVRPRVLRGWEPPATVYGAGHRGVDLAAAPGTPVRAVADGRVSFAGRVAGKGVVSVELAGTGEPPLRTTYEPVRASVTEGTEVAAGEVIGTVEATGSHCTAPCAHWGLLRGDTYLDPLSLLPPWLLDRGPSRLLPVLGVPLPE; encoded by the coding sequence ATGACCCTGACGGCACTGCTGGCCCCACCCCCGTCCCGGCTGTTCGCGATGGCGGCGGGGGGCGGGGGCGAGAAAGTGCGGGTGGCGTCGGGCGGGGCCCCGGCACAGGCCGGGGGCGAGCCGACGCCGACGGCCCGGAGCGGGACGGAGGCCAGGGCCGGAGGCAGACCCTCACCTGTCGCCCCGGACGGCCCCGGGCCGCCCCCGCGCCGTGCCGGCGGCGACTCCGTAGTCGGCCGCGCGTGGCCGGTCGGGGTGCGCCCGCGGGTGCTGCGCGGCTGGGAACCCCCGGCGACCGTCTACGGCGCCGGACACCGCGGCGTGGACCTGGCCGCGGCGCCGGGGACGCCGGTGCGGGCCGTGGCGGACGGCCGGGTGTCGTTCGCGGGCCGGGTGGCCGGAAAGGGCGTCGTCTCGGTGGAACTCGCCGGCACCGGTGAGCCGCCGCTGCGCACCACCTACGAACCGGTCCGCGCCTCGGTGACCGAGGGGACGGAGGTGGCGGCGGGCGAGGTGATCGGCACGGTGGAGGCCACCGGCTCCCACTGCACGGCCCCGTGCGCGCACTGGGGTCTCCTGCGCGGCGACACGTACCTGGACCCGCTCAGTCTGCTGCCCCCGTGGCTGCTCGACCGGGGTCCGTCGCGGCTGCTCCCGGTGCTCGGGGTGCCACTGCCGGAATGA
- the rpsB gene encoding 30S ribosomal protein S2: protein MAVVTMRELLESGVHFGHQTRRWNPKMKRFIFTERNGIYIIDLLQSLSYIDRAYEFVKETVAHGGTVMFVGTKKQAQEAIAEQATRVGMPFVNQRWLGGMLTNFSTVYKRLQRLKELEQIDFEDVAASGLTKKELLVLSREKAKLEKTLGGIREMSKVPSAVWIVDTKKEHIAVGEARKLNIPVVAILDTNCDPDEVDYKIPGNDDAIRSVTLLTRVIADAVAEGLISRSGVATEGKGEKAAGEPLAEWERDLLEGEKKGEEAAPAAEGEKPAEAPAAEAPAAEAPAAEAPAAETPAEQA from the coding sequence ATGGCCGTCGTCACGATGCGGGAGCTGCTGGAGAGCGGCGTCCACTTCGGTCACCAGACCCGTCGTTGGAACCCGAAGATGAAGCGCTTCATCTTCACGGAGCGCAACGGCATCTACATCATCGACCTGCTCCAGTCGCTGTCGTACATCGACCGCGCCTACGAGTTCGTCAAGGAGACCGTCGCCCACGGCGGCACGGTCATGTTCGTCGGCACGAAGAAGCAGGCGCAGGAGGCCATCGCCGAGCAGGCCACCCGCGTCGGCATGCCCTTCGTCAACCAGCGCTGGCTGGGCGGCATGCTCACCAACTTCTCGACCGTCTACAAGCGTCTGCAGCGCCTCAAGGAGCTCGAGCAGATCGACTTCGAGGACGTGGCCGCCTCCGGCCTCACCAAGAAGGAGCTGCTGGTCCTCTCCCGCGAGAAGGCGAAGCTGGAGAAGACCCTCGGCGGTATCCGCGAGATGTCCAAGGTGCCCAGCGCCGTCTGGATCGTGGACACCAAGAAGGAGCACATCGCGGTCGGCGAGGCCCGGAAGCTCAACATCCCGGTCGTCGCCATCCTCGACACCAACTGCGACCCCGACGAGGTCGACTACAAGATCCCGGGCAACGACGACGCGATCCGCTCCGTCACCCTGCTCACCCGCGTGATCGCCGACGCCGTGGCCGAGGGCCTCATCTCCCGCTCCGGTGTCGCCACCGAGGGCAAGGGCGAGAAGGCCGCCGGCGAGCCGCTGGCCGAGTGGGAGCGCGACCTGCTCGAGGGTGAGAAGAAGGGCGAGGAGGCCGCTCCGGCCGCCGAGGGCGAGAAGCCGGCCGAGGCTCCCGCCGCCGAGGCCCCCGCTGCCGAGGCTCCCGCTGCCGAGGCCCCCGCCGCGGAGACCCCGGCCGAGCAGGCCTGA
- the tsf gene encoding translation elongation factor Ts has product MANYTAADVKKLRELTGAGMMDCKKALDEADGNVDKAVEALRIKGQKGVAKREGRSAENGAVVSIIADDNSSGVLVELKCETDFVAKGEKFQGVATAIAEHVAKTAPADLEALLASEIEAGKTVQAFVDEANANLGEKIVLDRFAQFAGGYVTAYMHRTMPDLPPQIGVLVELDKPNAEIAKGVAQHIAAFAPKYLSKEDVPAEVVESERRVAEETTRAEGKPEAALPKIVEGRLNGFFKDATLLGQPYALDNKKSVQKILDEAGVTLKRFTRIKVGI; this is encoded by the coding sequence ATGGCGAACTACACCGCCGCCGACGTCAAGAAGCTCCGGGAGCTCACCGGCGCCGGCATGATGGACTGCAAGAAGGCGCTGGACGAGGCCGACGGCAACGTCGACAAGGCCGTCGAGGCGCTGCGCATCAAGGGCCAGAAGGGCGTCGCCAAGCGCGAGGGCCGCTCCGCCGAGAACGGCGCCGTGGTCTCGATCATCGCCGACGACAACTCCTCCGGTGTCCTCGTCGAGCTGAAGTGCGAGACGGACTTCGTCGCCAAGGGCGAGAAGTTCCAGGGCGTCGCCACCGCCATCGCCGAGCACGTCGCCAAGACCGCCCCGGCCGACCTCGAGGCGCTGCTCGCGTCCGAGATCGAGGCCGGCAAGACGGTCCAGGCGTTCGTGGACGAGGCCAACGCCAACCTGGGCGAGAAGATCGTCCTGGACCGCTTCGCGCAGTTCGCCGGCGGCTACGTCACCGCGTACATGCACCGCACGATGCCCGACCTGCCCCCGCAGATCGGTGTGCTCGTCGAGCTCGACAAGCCGAACGCCGAGATCGCCAAGGGCGTCGCCCAGCACATCGCCGCCTTCGCGCCGAAGTACCTCTCCAAGGAGGACGTGCCGGCCGAGGTCGTCGAGTCCGAGCGCCGCGTCGCCGAGGAGACCACCCGCGCCGAGGGCAAGCCCGAGGCCGCCCTGCCGAAGATCGTCGAGGGTCGTCTCAACGGCTTCTTCAAGGACGCCACGCTGCTCGGCCAGCCCTACGCGCTGGACAACAAGAAGTCCGTCCAGAAGATCCTGGACGAGGCCGGTGTCACCCTGAAGCGCTTCACGCGCATCAAGGTCGGCATCTGA
- the pyrH gene encoding UMP kinase: MTTKADKSDDGKVRGRFLLKLSGEAFSGGGGLGVDPDVVHAIAREIAAVVRDGAQIAIVIGGGNFFRGAELQVRGMDRARSDYMGMLGTVMNCLALQDFLEKEGVDCRVQTAITMGQVAEPYIPLRAVRHLEKGRVVIFGAGMGMPYFSTDTTAAQRALEIDAEALLMGKNGVDGVYDSDPKTNPDAVKFDALGYGEVITRNLKVADATAVTLCRDNSLPIVVFELLKEGNIARAVKGEKIGTLVGDDAGHN; encoded by the coding sequence ATGACCACCAAGGCTGACAAAAGCGACGACGGCAAAGTGCGCGGCCGGTTTCTGCTGAAGCTGTCCGGAGAGGCCTTCTCCGGCGGCGGGGGCCTGGGCGTCGATCCCGACGTGGTGCACGCCATCGCACGTGAGATCGCGGCCGTCGTACGGGACGGCGCGCAGATCGCCATCGTGATCGGCGGCGGCAACTTCTTCCGCGGAGCCGAACTCCAGGTGCGTGGCATGGACCGAGCCCGCTCCGACTACATGGGCATGCTCGGCACCGTGATGAACTGCCTCGCCCTGCAGGACTTCCTGGAGAAGGAAGGCGTCGACTGCCGCGTGCAGACCGCCATCACCATGGGTCAGGTCGCCGAGCCCTACATCCCGCTGCGCGCCGTGCGCCACCTGGAGAAGGGCCGCGTCGTCATCTTCGGCGCCGGTATGGGCATGCCGTACTTCTCCACCGACACCACCGCCGCGCAGCGGGCCCTGGAGATCGACGCCGAGGCGCTCCTCATGGGCAAGAACGGTGTCGACGGGGTCTACGACTCCGACCCGAAGACCAACCCCGACGCCGTCAAGTTCGACGCCCTCGGCTACGGCGAGGTCATCACCCGGAACCTGAAGGTCGCCGACGCCACGGCCGTCACGCTCTGCCGGGACAACAGCCTGCCGATCGTCGTCTTCGAACTCCTGAAGGAGGGCAACATCGCCCGCGCCGTCAAGGGTGAGAAGATCGGCACGCTGGTGGGCGACGACGCCGGGCACAACTGA
- the frr gene encoding ribosome recycling factor translates to MIEETLLEAEEKMEKAVVVAKEDFAAIRTGRAHPAMFNKIVADYYGAPTPINQLASFSVPEPRMAVVTPFDKSALRNIEQAIRDSDLGVNPSNDGNIIRVVFPELTEERRREYIKVAKGKGEDAKISIRSVRRKAKEAIDKLIKDGEVGEDEGRRAEKELDDTTAKYVAQVDELLKHKEAELLEV, encoded by the coding sequence GTGATCGAAGAGACCCTCCTCGAGGCCGAGGAGAAGATGGAGAAGGCCGTCGTGGTCGCCAAGGAGGACTTCGCCGCGATCCGTACCGGCCGTGCGCACCCGGCGATGTTCAACAAGATCGTGGCCGACTACTACGGCGCGCCGACGCCGATCAACCAACTGGCCTCGTTCTCCGTGCCCGAGCCGCGCATGGCCGTGGTGACCCCGTTCGACAAGAGCGCGCTGCGCAACATCGAGCAGGCGATCCGTGACTCCGACCTGGGCGTCAACCCGAGCAACGACGGCAACATCATCCGGGTGGTGTTCCCCGAGCTGACCGAGGAGCGCCGGCGCGAGTACATCAAGGTCGCCAAGGGCAAGGGCGAGGACGCGAAGATCTCGATCCGCTCCGTCCGCCGCAAGGCCAAGGAAGCCATCGACAAGCTGATCAAGGACGGCGAGGTCGGCGAGGACGAGGGCCGCCGTGCGGAGAAGGAACTCGACGACACCACGGCGAAGTACGTCGCCCAGGTGGACGAGCTCCTGAAGCACAAGGAAGCGGAGCTGCTCGAGGTCTGA
- a CDS encoding phosphatidate cytidylyltransferase has protein sequence MNDSSWGTPQTGYWGPSEHGPGRGAVPAGPAYDAHQAQQTRPMPIVPDVPEHGGDQDADRGVARLSGPLFRDEPTRARPLPGEVPQNPEPMPPAPQPAPAPHKKSAGRDLGAAIGVGVGLGAVIVASLFVVKAVFVGVISVAVVVGLWELTKRLDERKGIKAPLVPLAIGGAAMVVAGYARGAEGAWVAMALTTLAVLVWRMTAPPEGYLKDVTAGVFAAFYVPFLATFVAMLLRADDGPWRVLTFLLLTVVSDTGAYAVGWRFGKHKLAPRISPGKTREGLLGAVGFSMVAGALCMQFLIDDGVWWQGLLLGLAVAASATLGDLGESMIKRDLGIKDMGTLLPGHGGIMDRLDSLLPTAPVVWLLLVIFVGSS, from the coding sequence ATGAACGACTCTTCCTGGGGGACGCCGCAGACCGGGTACTGGGGGCCGTCCGAGCACGGACCCGGCCGGGGAGCTGTCCCGGCGGGTCCCGCGTACGATGCGCACCAAGCACAGCAGACGCGGCCCATGCCCATCGTGCCCGACGTACCCGAACACGGCGGAGACCAGGATGCGGACCGGGGGGTTGCTCGGCTGAGCGGCCCCCTGTTCCGTGACGAGCCGACGCGGGCCCGCCCCTTGCCGGGGGAGGTGCCGCAGAATCCGGAGCCCATGCCCCCCGCCCCGCAGCCGGCACCCGCACCGCACAAGAAGAGCGCGGGGCGCGACCTCGGTGCCGCGATAGGCGTAGGCGTCGGACTCGGCGCGGTGATCGTCGCGTCGCTGTTCGTCGTCAAGGCCGTCTTCGTCGGGGTGATCTCCGTCGCCGTCGTGGTCGGCCTGTGGGAGCTGACCAAGCGGCTCGACGAACGCAAGGGCATCAAGGCGCCCCTCGTTCCCCTGGCGATCGGCGGCGCGGCGATGGTCGTCGCCGGGTACGCCCGGGGCGCGGAGGGCGCGTGGGTCGCCATGGCGCTCACCACGCTGGCGGTCCTCGTCTGGCGTATGACGGCACCGCCCGAGGGCTACCTCAAGGACGTCACGGCGGGTGTCTTCGCGGCGTTCTACGTGCCGTTCCTGGCGACGTTCGTCGCGATGCTGCTGAGGGCCGACGACGGCCCGTGGCGGGTGCTGACCTTCCTGCTGCTCACGGTCGTCAGCGACACCGGCGCCTACGCGGTCGGCTGGCGCTTCGGCAAGCACAAGCTGGCCCCGCGCATCAGCCCCGGCAAGACCCGCGAGGGCCTGCTGGGAGCGGTCGGCTTCTCCATGGTCGCGGGCGCGCTGTGCATGCAGTTCCTGATCGACGACGGCGTCTGGTGGCAGGGCCTCCTGCTCGGTCTCGCGGTCGCCGCCAGCGCCACGCTGGGTGACCTCGGTGAGTCCATGATCAAGCGTGACCTGGGCATCAAGGACATGGGCACCCTGCTCCCGGGCCACGGCGGCATCATGGACCGGCTGGACTCCCTGCTCCCGACGGCACCGGTGGTCTGGCTCCTGCTGGTGATCTTCGTGGGCTCGAGCTGA
- the rlmN gene encoding 23S rRNA (adenine(2503)-C(2))-methyltransferase RlmN, with protein MPKPGELTFVAPRGVNKPPRHLADLTPAERKEAVVAVGEKPFRAKQLSQHYFARYAHDPEQWTDIPAGSRGKLQEALLPELMTVVRHLSTDAGTTRKTLWKLFDGTLVESVLMRYPDRVTMCISSQAGCGMNCPFCATGQAGLDRNLSTAEIVHQIVDGMRALRDGEVPGGPARLSNIVFMGMGEPLANYKRVVGAIRRLTDPEPDGLGLSQRGITVSTVGLVPAIHRFSDEGFKCRLAISLHAPDDELRDTLVPVNTRWKVREVLDAGFEYAARSGRRLSIEYALIRDINDQAWRGDRLGRLLKGRPVHVNLIPLNPTPGSKWTASRPEDEKAFVEAIAAHGVPVTIRDTRGQEIDGACGQLAASER; from the coding sequence ATGCCTAAGCCCGGAGAACTTACATTCGTCGCGCCGCGCGGAGTCAACAAGCCGCCGCGGCATCTTGCCGATCTCACGCCTGCCGAGCGCAAGGAGGCGGTTGTCGCGGTCGGTGAGAAGCCGTTCCGTGCCAAGCAGCTCTCGCAGCACTACTTCGCGCGGTACGCGCACGACCCGGAGCAGTGGACCGACATCCCCGCCGGCTCGCGCGGGAAGCTGCAGGAGGCGCTGCTTCCTGAGCTGATGACCGTCGTACGGCATCTGTCGACCGACGCGGGGACGACCCGCAAGACGCTGTGGAAGCTGTTCGACGGGACGCTCGTCGAGTCCGTGCTGATGCGGTACCCGGACCGGGTCACCATGTGTATCAGCTCCCAGGCCGGCTGCGGCATGAACTGCCCGTTCTGCGCGACCGGTCAGGCGGGGCTCGACCGGAACCTGTCGACCGCCGAGATCGTGCACCAGATCGTGGACGGGATGCGGGCGCTGCGCGACGGCGAGGTGCCCGGCGGGCCCGCGCGGCTGAGCAATATCGTGTTCATGGGCATGGGCGAGCCCCTCGCCAACTACAAGCGGGTCGTCGGCGCCATCCGCCGGCTCACCGACCCCGAGCCGGACGGTCTCGGGCTGTCGCAGCGCGGCATCACCGTGTCGACGGTCGGCCTGGTGCCGGCCATCCACCGGTTCTCCGACGAGGGCTTCAAGTGCCGCCTCGCCATCTCGCTGCACGCCCCCGACGACGAGCTGCGCGACACCCTCGTCCCCGTGAACACGCGGTGGAAGGTGCGCGAGGTGCTCGACGCCGGCTTCGAGTACGCGGCCAGGTCGGGGCGTCGGCTGTCCATCGAGTACGCCCTCATCCGGGACATCAACGACCAGGCGTGGCGAGGCGACCGCCTCGGGCGGCTCCTCAAGGGGCGGCCCGTGCACGTCAATCTCATCCCGCTCAACCCGACGCCGGGGTCCAAGTGGACCGCGTCCCGGCCCGAGGACGAGAAGGCGTTCGTCGAGGCGATCGCCGCCCACGGTGTGCCGGTGACGATCCGGGACACCCGTGGTCAGGAGATCGACGGGGCGTGTGGTCAGCTCGCCGCGAGCGAACGGTAG
- a CDS encoding thiamine ABC transporter substrate-binding protein translates to MDITKKVIVLAVGLGLVTLSACGASGDDGGGSGTSSRTVTLVSHNSWAVSKDVVAAFEKQSGYKLKVLEDGDAGQAVNKAILTKDNPQGDVFFGVDNTLLSRALDNGLFQSYEAKGSDQLLPEYRVDEDKHRVTPVDTGDVCVNYDKAWFRKKGLTPPKTLDDLVKPAYKDLLVVENAATSSPGLGFLLGTAARYGDEGWQDYWKKLKANGVKVVDGWEQAYNEEFSGSAGGKQAKADRPLVVSYASSPPAEVIYADPKPDTAPTGVAEGTCFRQVEYAGLLSNARNPEGGKALLDFLIGKTFQDDMPLNMFVYPVREAAQVPEEFVKFGPQAKEPQTMDPAKIAENRDQWVKSWTSLVLK, encoded by the coding sequence GTGGACATCACCAAGAAGGTCATCGTCCTGGCCGTCGGGCTGGGGCTCGTCACCCTGTCCGCCTGCGGGGCGTCCGGCGACGACGGCGGCGGCAGCGGTACGAGCTCCAGGACCGTGACCCTCGTCAGTCACAACTCGTGGGCCGTCTCGAAGGACGTCGTCGCCGCCTTCGAGAAGCAGTCCGGCTACAAGCTCAAGGTCCTCGAGGACGGCGACGCGGGGCAGGCCGTGAACAAGGCCATCCTGACCAAGGACAACCCCCAGGGCGACGTCTTCTTCGGCGTCGACAACACCCTGCTGTCCCGCGCCCTCGACAACGGGCTGTTCCAGTCCTACGAGGCCAAGGGCTCCGACCAGCTCCTGCCCGAGTACCGGGTGGACGAGGACAAGCACCGGGTCACCCCGGTCGACACCGGTGACGTCTGCGTCAACTACGACAAGGCGTGGTTCCGGAAGAAGGGTCTGACCCCGCCGAAGACCCTCGACGACCTGGTCAAGCCCGCCTACAAGGACCTCCTGGTCGTGGAGAACGCCGCCACCTCCTCGCCCGGCCTCGGCTTCCTGCTCGGTACCGCCGCGCGGTACGGGGACGAGGGCTGGCAGGACTACTGGAAGAAGCTCAAGGCCAACGGCGTCAAGGTGGTCGACGGCTGGGAGCAGGCCTACAACGAGGAGTTCTCCGGCTCGGCCGGCGGCAAGCAGGCCAAGGCGGACCGGCCGCTCGTCGTCTCGTACGCCTCCTCGCCGCCCGCCGAGGTGATCTACGCCGACCCGAAGCCCGACACCGCCCCCACCGGGGTCGCGGAGGGCACCTGCTTCCGGCAGGTCGAGTACGCGGGGCTGCTGAGCAACGCCAGGAATCCCGAGGGCGGCAAGGCGCTGCTCGACTTCCTGATCGGCAAGACCTTCCAGGACGACATGCCGCTCAACATGTTCGTCTACCCGGTGCGCGAGGCCGCGCAGGTGCCCGAGGAGTTTGTGAAGTTCGGGCCGCAGGCGAAGGAACCGCAGACCATGGACCCGGCGAAGATCGCCGAGAACCGTGACCAGTGGGTCAAGTCGTGGACCTCGCTCGTACTGAAGTGA
- a CDS encoding ABC transporter permease: MAVPAAFFAVFFAYPVTAIVARGLKADGGWQPGRIADVLAQSGIRQVLWFTTWQALVSTVLTLVIALPGAYVLARFDFPGKQVLRAVITVPFVLPTVVVGTAFLALVGRGGLLDELWGVRLDTTVWAILLAHVFFNYAVVVRTVGGLWSQLDPRQEEAARMLGASRLTAWRTVTLPALAPAVAAAALMVFLFTFTSFGVVQILGGPTFSTLEVEIYRQTADLFDLSTAAVLTMIQFAAVGLILVLHAWTVRRRETALRLVDPSVTARRPRGAAQWALLGGVVATVAVLLLMPLAVLVQRSFGSAGLGYYRALTAGDGGVFLVAPIEAVGNSLRYAVAATLIAVVIGGLAAVALTRRDAGRLVRGFDALLMLPLGVSAVTVGFGFLIALDEPPLDLRASWILVPLAQALVGVPFVVRTMLPVLRAVDVRLREAAAVLGASPWRAWREVDLPLVRRALLIAAGFAFAVSLGEFGATVFIARPDNPTLPVAVARLLGRPGDLNYGQAMALSTILMIVCAVALLVLERLRTDRSGEF, encoded by the coding sequence ATGGCCGTGCCGGCCGCGTTCTTCGCGGTCTTCTTCGCCTACCCGGTCACCGCCATCGTCGCCCGCGGGCTGAAGGCCGACGGCGGCTGGCAGCCCGGGCGGATCGCGGACGTGCTGGCCCAGTCCGGCATCCGCCAGGTGCTGTGGTTCACCACCTGGCAGGCGCTCGTCTCCACGGTCCTCACCCTGGTGATCGCGCTGCCCGGCGCCTACGTCCTGGCCCGTTTCGACTTCCCCGGCAAACAGGTGCTGCGGGCGGTGATCACCGTGCCGTTCGTCCTGCCGACGGTCGTCGTCGGCACGGCGTTCCTCGCCCTCGTCGGACGCGGCGGACTGCTGGACGAGCTGTGGGGGGTCCGGCTCGACACCACGGTGTGGGCGATCCTGCTCGCGCACGTCTTCTTCAACTACGCCGTGGTCGTCCGCACCGTGGGCGGGCTGTGGTCCCAGCTCGACCCGAGGCAGGAGGAGGCCGCGCGGATGCTCGGTGCCTCCCGTCTCACCGCCTGGCGTACGGTCACGCTGCCGGCGCTCGCCCCCGCCGTGGCGGCCGCCGCGCTGATGGTCTTCCTGTTCACCTTCACCTCCTTCGGCGTGGTGCAGATCCTCGGCGGGCCCACCTTCTCCACCCTCGAGGTGGAGATCTACCGGCAGACCGCCGACCTCTTCGACCTGTCCACCGCCGCCGTCCTCACGATGATCCAGTTCGCCGCCGTCGGCCTGATCCTCGTCCTGCACGCCTGGACCGTACGGCGCCGTGAGACCGCGCTGCGCCTCGTCGACCCCTCGGTGACCGCGCGCCGGCCGCGCGGCGCAGCACAGTGGGCGCTGCTCGGCGGGGTCGTCGCCACGGTGGCCGTGCTGCTCCTGATGCCGCTCGCCGTGCTGGTGCAGCGCTCCTTCGGCAGCGCCGGCCTCGGGTACTACCGGGCACTGACCGCCGGCGACGGGGGAGTGTTCCTCGTCGCGCCGATCGAGGCGGTCGGCAACTCGCTGCGCTACGCCGTCGCCGCCACCCTGATCGCCGTGGTGATCGGCGGTCTCGCCGCCGTCGCGCTCACCCGGCGGGACGCGGGACGGCTGGTGCGCGGCTTCGACGCGCTGCTGATGCTGCCGCTCGGGGTGTCCGCGGTGACCGTGGGTTTCGGCTTCCTCATCGCACTCGACGAGCCGCCGCTGGACCTGCGCGCCTCCTGGATCCTGGTCCCGCTGGCGCAGGCACTGGTCGGCGTCCCCTTCGTCGTACGGACCATGCTGCCGGTGCTGCGGGCGGTGGACGTACGGCTGCGGGAGGCAGCGGCGGTGCTCGGGGCGTCGCCGTGGCGGGCGTGGCGTGAGGTGGACCTGCCGCTGGTGCGGCGGGCGCTGCTGATCGCGGCCGGGTTCGCCTTCGCGGTGTCCCTCGGGGAGTTCGGGGCGACGGTGTTCATCGCGCGGCCGGACAACCCCACCCTTCCGGTGGCCGTGGCCCGGCTGCTGGGACGGCCGGGGGACCTCAACTACGGCCAGGCCATGGCCCTGTCGACCATCCTGATGATCGTGTGCGCGGTGGCGCTGCTGGTGCTGGAGCGGCTGCGGACCGACCGGAGCGGGGAGTTCTAG
- a CDS encoding ABC transporter ATP-binding protein, producing the protein MLLSLQDATVRFGGRAALDAVGLDVAEHEIVCVLGPSGSGKSTLLRVVAGLQPLDAGRVLLDGKDRSGVPAHKRGVGLMFQDHQLFPQRDVGGNVAFGLRMHGLPRDEQTRQVGELLELVGLPGASRRAVAALSGGEQQRVALARALAPSPRLLMLDEPLGQLDRSLRERLVVELRELFGRLGTTVLAVTHDQGEAFALADRVLVMRDGRIAQSGTPLEVWQRPADAFVARFLGFENVVEAAVADGVAVTPWGKVPVPQDAPEGTRTLLVRPAGVRLVPADEGLRCTVTARTFRGTHVAVRLQPEGAPPLEAACALRDAPGTGDVTGVEFDAAEIAVLG; encoded by the coding sequence ATGCTGCTGAGCCTTCAGGACGCGACCGTCCGCTTCGGCGGGCGGGCGGCGCTGGACGCCGTCGGCCTCGATGTCGCCGAGCACGAGATCGTCTGCGTGCTCGGACCCAGCGGCAGCGGCAAGTCCACGCTGCTGCGCGTGGTGGCCGGACTGCAGCCCCTGGACGCCGGGCGGGTGCTGCTCGACGGGAAGGACCGGTCGGGCGTGCCCGCGCACAAGCGGGGGGTCGGGCTGATGTTCCAGGACCATCAGCTGTTCCCGCAGCGGGACGTGGGCGGCAACGTGGCTTTCGGGCTGCGCATGCACGGGCTTCCGCGCGACGAGCAGACCCGGCAGGTCGGCGAGTTGCTGGAGCTGGTCGGGCTCCCCGGGGCGTCCCGGCGGGCCGTCGCCGCCCTCTCCGGAGGGGAGCAGCAGCGCGTGGCACTGGCCCGCGCCCTCGCCCCCAGCCCGCGGCTGCTGATGCTCGACGAGCCGCTCGGCCAGCTCGACCGTTCGCTCCGGGAGCGGCTCGTCGTCGAACTGCGTGAGCTGTTCGGCCGGCTCGGCACCACCGTGCTCGCCGTGACGCACGACCAGGGCGAGGCGTTCGCGCTGGCCGACCGGGTGCTGGTGATGCGGGACGGGCGGATCGCCCAGTCCGGCACGCCGCTGGAGGTCTGGCAGCGGCCGGCCGACGCCTTCGTGGCCCGTTTCCTCGGCTTCGAGAACGTCGTCGAGGCGGCCGTCGCGGACGGTGTCGCCGTCACCCCCTGGGGCAAGGTCCCGGTGCCGCAGGACGCTCCCGAAGGCACGCGCACGCTGCTGGTCCGGCCCGCCGGTGTCCGTCTGGTCCCGGCCGACGAGGGGTTGCGCTGCACGGTGACCGCGCGCACCTTCCGCGGCACCCACGTCGCCGTACGCCTCCAGCCCGAGGGCGCGCCCCCGCTGGAGGCGGCCTGCGCGCTCAGGGACGCACCCGGAACGGGGGACGTGACCGGGGTGGAGTTCGACGCCGCGGAAATCGCCGTGCTCGGCTGA